From Daucus carota subsp. sativus chromosome 6, DH1 v3.0, whole genome shotgun sequence:
TGATGGTCTATCTTTAAAATGTTTCGATTTTAGAAGTTTGAAATTTGGCATATTGATGGTGACCAGGGAAGTACTCACTTGTGAAGTTACTATCTTGATTTACtagttttgtaaagaaaaaATGATTCTAATAGATACAAGTAATTATTGTGAAATTTCAGGTACCACAAGCCCCGTACAGGAATTATGTACAGAATGATATGACAGTCCACatccttttaattaatataaagtgcactaattttggtttttttttgctaattatcaAGTGCACTAATTATATTAGATAGAAATGgagtttaataattaaaaaaataataatggaaTATAAACACTGAACCTAGGATGAATTGTAAATAACCTGTTGGCACTGGCATCCTTATCACACTATCAGCTACTCTAATATCATCTAAGAGATCTTGTGTGGAGTTTGGGTACTGAGTGTTTTACTTTATAATTATGTATTGGGCAAGTAGAAATATTATCTATAATATTTGTGAGGCCATCTTTCAGCCAAGAATATCTACTAaaaaatatctataattttttctgtttgtgtaagaagtcagaaactgacttaaagttAAAATAAGcgagaaactgacttaaagcccTAGTAGGAGGTACTTTTTGAACAActtatcaaatttatatttttgttattacaTTTCTAATAAATTATAAGTTTCCCATAATACGAACACTTGTCACTGGAAGCAACTTTAAGTCACAAgacattattttaatttacCTAAACGGGCTCTAAATTTAGCTTCATTTGCAGACAGAAATAGATCTCATATAGtgttcttaattttatatttgtagtGATAACATAGTTGACCTTGAGAACAATTTCGGTGTAATTTTATGTTACTATGTTATGCCTTGAAATGAAACACTATGCTATAGACTTGCAGAGTTACAGTCAAGCAAGGCCTCTTTTCTGTTTTGTTGAtctctttttatttcttttaaataattgttttatctcTTAATTAATGTTGGTCTGCCTTTCCTTTTCAGAAAGTGCGGTCATTTCAGGATCTGCGGGATATGACGCTTCAGGACCGTGATGAGCTGCTTTCTCAGGTTGCTGGTTTCACTGCTGCAGATGTACAAGATGTGGAAAGGGTTTTAGAGATGATGCCTTCCTTAACAGTTGACATTACTTGTGAGACTGAAGGTGAAGAGGGTATCCAGGAGGGCGATGTCGTCACAGTTCAGGCTTGGGTAACAGTCAAACGCGGGAATGGTTTGATCGGGGCTCTCCCCCATGCTCCATACTATCCCTTTCACAAAGAAGAAAATTATTGGTTTCTGCTTGCAGATCCCAATTTGAACAATGTATGGTTTTCTCAGAAAGTCATCTTCATGGATGAAGCAGCTGCAATAACCACCGCTTCGAAAGCAATTGAGGAGATGATGGAAGGTTCAGGGGCTAGTCCTAAGGAAACTAGCAAAGCTATTAGAGAAGCTGTGGAGAAAGTTAAGGCTGGGTCACGACTAGTGATTGGAAAATTCCAAGCACCGGCAGAAGGAAATTATAATCTGACTTCTTATTTACTTTGTGACTCATGGCTTGGTTGTGACAAAAAGACCAATGTAAAAGTCAAAGTCTTGAAACGAACTAGGGCTGGTACTCGGGGAGCTCATATCACAGAGGAAGGACCTATAACAGAAGATGGAGCtgaagaggaagaggagaaTGAGGAGGAAGAATATGATGAGGATTATGAGAGCGAGTAtagtgaagatgaagaagatgcaAGGGAAACAAATAATAAGGGCACTGCTGATCAAAATGGTAGGCACTCAAATTCAGAAAGTTCAGAATCAGAGGAGGATTAAGATACTCAAGTTCACTAGTTACTGAAAAAATAAGACACTTGTTAAGTTGTAGGTTCCAATTCAGAAAGGAAGGTTTATAGACAGAATTTGTCTTCAATGTGTGCTCATGTACCCTTTATATAATGTCTCATGCTGATTTTGTAAACTAGAATATTTTAATACCAAAAAACAGAGTACAATATTACATTTTTGGAGACACGATTCCGGTTTTCCAAAAGTTTGTGTTTGTCTTTTGTTAAATAACTGTATGCAGGTAAATTAATCTTGAACGAGTTTACATTTTCTTCATAATCCTTTTGGTTACGATATTTTTATGATCATGTttttattggaaaaaaaaataaattaatgctGATATAGGCGTAAAACCTTCAGAAAAATCATAAACCCGTATACAAATGAAAAGTGGCCATTGTAATATGAAAATATCTGAACTAgcaaaaaaacaaattcatGATAATCTGGCAAAACCAATTCACAGCGACCATTCATGCTGGATAAGACACTGAACACGCTGATAACATTGGTGGAAACTTTACAAAACACCCCAAATAATCAAGCCATGAGAAGCCTTTGCTGTGCTGAACAAAGATTTCTCCACAGCACAAAGCTATCTCCAATTAAACCAAAATCTCCAGCTCTTCAACCCCCAATAAAATGGAAAATACAAGCCAAAGCAAAAGGCTTCAGCGGAGGATCAAACAAAAACCTTGTCCAGGTAAAAAAGGGCATGTCGAAAGAACCCGAAAGCCGCAATGGCaaagatgatgatgagaagCTACCACAAGTAGTGTTGGACAGAATGATCGTGAGGATTTTGGTGTATGTAGGGGTGCCTTTAGTTACTGGTATAGTTATGTTACAGGGCTTTGATATTGTTAAGGGACAGAATGTTGATGTTCCAAAGTGGCTGCCCTTCTTGACTACATTCATAACCTTTGGCACTTCTGCACTTGGGATTGCTATTGGAACACTCTCTGCTAGCTGGGATGCAGACAGAGAAGGCTCGTTTTTCGGTTTCGAAGAAGCTCAGAGGAACTGGATTGAAATGTGGAAAGAAGAGGATGAGTTTAATTAAGAGGTGATTATGCTGCATGGATTAGCTTGCTATAGGGTTATCTGTAGTTAATGGTTAATTTTCTCCATTATATAAAAAGCCTTGTTCGTTACTTGTAATTGATTAGGAGTCAGATTATAAGTGTTCAGTTTAATatatgtgtttggataattttatattttagatgattataaaaaaaattgataatttactttttttagtGTTGAAACtgatttttattaagaaaattataaataaataagttcgCTAAAAAAGTACATTCCACAAACTTGTAATTTTAAGagtttaattctaattttaagccgAGTTCTAACTTATTCTCAAATAGAtgtttttcagtttaaaataaaatataatttaaatagtgACATAAAAACTCAGATAAACTGCTTACTTTGCGCAGAAGTGTCCTAAAGTGCTCAGTAGATGGTGAATATACCTAAAAATTATGGTGATCTCTGTGTGAGATCTTAAAACTGTTTTAAGTAGTGAATAATTTATCAAAGATGTAATAAATTAATTACACTGCTTTGGCTTTTTGTGTGAGAAAGACCTGTTGATGAAGACATTGAGATTTGAGACCCTTATCACATGTTTAACCCATATTCTAATCACTAATCATTCTAATTAATACTGAACTACACTCTGTACTTGCAACTTGTCCTATAAAAAATCTCTCACTCATAGTGATGTTTCGGCCGTGTTTACCTAACGAGGAATCATTGCTTATTGATCCTGAATATATTTCGTAATGTGTCTAATATTTTCAATATACGATACGATTAAATCCTTTCCCTCATAATTTAAGGGAATTCCGGGTAACTTGAAAATGATATTAGAATCTGGTGGAGGTTCCAACTTCAGGATTTCACGTGTGCCGTTTATATTGcaacgttttttttttttttgacaaatatgacttataaTCTTACAAAGAGTATCTATTTTAAGATATTCTCGATGTGAGACCTGGGACGACCGTGGATAAACTCTTAATcgagctatccaaccgtgctctaTTTATCATTGCAACGTTTATATTGCAACGTTAGTAACGTAAATATTGGTCCGGCTTATTCtatttatcataattattttttttatttctggaagaaatagaaaataaatataatttttttagaaaaactaACACTATTCTTGTATAATAAACAatagatttaaattataaaataatatataaatctgaactttttttgaatataagtttttagttttaaaattagtCAGAATAACATTTTTATTGCCTAATTGtcgtgaaaaaaaaatataaaaatcgcGAATTCCATAATACAATCTATCCATAACACTGTTTACTCCTGTTGAAAATTTAAACAATTAGATTTTATACATtgatacatatatgatatatgtatcTCAAATTGGTCAAACTTGCTAAGATCATCTTAGAGAAGTTGAAATTGTTCTCGTTGATAAAGACAGTATTTTCATTGTGTGGTggaaagtttttaaatttttaaaaatttgtcatATCTCGTTTCAACCAACTAAAGTTGGCCGTCTTGAATAATTTGAAGGTATTATTGATAGAGACAACAAATCCGGGGCAACCG
This genomic window contains:
- the LOC108226496 gene encoding uncharacterized protein PAM68-like, encoding MLDKTLNTLITLVETLQNTPNNQAMRSLCCAEQRFLHSTKLSPIKPKSPALQPPIKWKIQAKAKGFSGGSNKNLVQVKKGMSKEPESRNGKDDDEKLPQVVLDRMIVRILVYVGVPLVTGIVMLQGFDIVKGQNVDVPKWLPFLTTFITFGTSALGIAIGTLSASWDADREGSFFGFEEAQRNWIEMWKEEDEFN